The following proteins are co-located in the Manihot esculenta cultivar AM560-2 chromosome 9, M.esculenta_v8, whole genome shotgun sequence genome:
- the LOC110608280 gene encoding proline-rich receptor-like protein kinase PERK3 isoform X4 codes for MGCFLSKSNAQADSLNDIKDNTAPLPEQSVVTYAAECGPYSDKNGSRDAPAASEIAQSYGFKRYEYQKLAKATRFFSNVHRIGEGGFGIVYKASLDDDDVAIKKLKIVKLENKLEEIEYLSVVRHPNIVKMIGYCSEGEDKLLVLEFVPNKSLRHHLHDEDKLLEWSKRIKIAINSARGLLYLHEEYFSLANFLPDTGNINHISSILRGTNIYADPEYGDKQRVSEKSDVYSFGVVLLELITGRELSDKQGNTIVNWARSQIGQALDNDDYTVLVDSKLEDMYNKEEMIRMIYCAAASVYKPSYSRPTMKQIIGVLEGTISHEKIIDWKDIKTIQGRPTTSLESLLGIERAQNFSPRMFSFEELAIATRFFSNNRMLGDGDYGRVYKGELDGMAVAIKKLSLWVGAQMGGEQMVNRINHDYQYLNKLIGYCNEESDKFLVYEFVPNKTLRFHLHDAGHKKTIDWSRRKKIAIGCAKGLAYLHEFCTPTIILGNFTSGIILLDNNFEPKISDFELAQELPNFVTHISTEAKIYRGYGAPEFLKDGKINEKVDVFSFGVVLLELITGKPSVIREGNFSMNLIAWL; via the exons ATGGGCTGCTTCTTGAGCAAGAGCAATGCGCAGGCAGATAGCCTCAATGACATTAAAG ATAATACAGCACCGTTGCCTGAGCAGTCAGTGGTTACATATGCGGCTGAATGTGGACCATATTCTGATAAGAATGGAAGTCGTGATGCACCAGCAGCCTCGGAGATTGCTCAATCATATGGATTTAAGAGATATGAATACCAAAAACTAGCAAAAGCAACTCGTTTTTTCTCCAATGTACACCGCATTGGCGAGGGTGGTTTTGGGATAGTCTATAAGGCATCcttagatgatgatgatgttgctATAAAGAAACTTAAAATAGTAAAGCTGGAGAATAAATTGGAGGAGATTGAGTACCTTAGCGTTGTGCGCCATCCAAATATCGTTAAGATGATTGGATACTGCAGTGAAGGAGAAGATAAATTGCTTGTTTTAGAGTTTGTTCCCAACAAGTCTTTGAGACATCATCTACATG ATGAAGACAAGCTTTTGGAATGGtcgaaaagaataaaaatcGCAATAAACTCTGCCAGAGGATTGCTTTATCTGCATGAAGAAT ATTTTTCACTGGCGAATTTTTTGCCTGACACGGGTAATATTAACCATATCAGCAGTATACTAAGGGGAACCAACAT TTATGCAGATCCAGAATATGGTGATAAACAAAGAGTGTCAGAGAAATCAGATGTCTATTCTTTTGGCGTTGTACTCCTAGAGCTGATTACTGGAAGAGAACTTTCAGATAAACAAGGCAATACTATTGTTAATTGG GCTAGGTCTCAGATTGGACAAGCTTTGGACAATGATGATTATACCGTTCTTGTTGATTCAAAATTGGAAGACATGTATAACAAGGAAGAAATGATAAGAATGATTTACTGTGCAGCAGCTTCGGTATATAAACCTTCATACTCCCGACCAACAATGAAACAG ATAATTGGAGTTCTTGAAGGAACTATTTCGCATGAGAAGATAATAGACTGGAAAGACATTAAAACTATACAGg GAAGGCCTACTACTAGTCTAGAATCTCTACTTGGCATTGAGAGGGCACAAAATTTTTCGCCGAGAATGTTTTCTTTTGAAGAACTAGCAATTGCAACTCGATTTTTCTCCAACAATCGCATGCTTGGCGATGGTGATTATGGTAGAGTTTACAAGGGGGAACTCGATGGAATGGCTGTTGCTATTAAGAAGCTTTCTCTTTGGGTGGGTGCACAGATGGGAGGTGAACAAATGGTTAATCGCATCAATCACGATTACCAATATCTAAACAAGCTGATTGGATATTGCAATGAAGAATCTGATAAATTTcttgtttatgagtttgttcCTAACAAGACATTGAGATTTCATTTACATG ATGCAGGACACAAAAAAACAATCGATTGGTctagaagaaagaaaattgccATAGGCTGTGCGAAAGGATTGGCATATTTGCATGAATTTT GTACTCCTACGATCATACTCGGAAATTTTACTTCTGGTATTATTCTTCTTGACAATAACTTTGAACCAAAG ATTTCAGATTTTGAACTTGCCCAAGAACTTCCAAATTTTGTTACCCATATTTCTACTGAGGCAAAGATATACCGTGG